The genomic window ACGGGCGGAGGAAGGCCTGGCCGGAGGCGACCATCTGCGCCGGGGTGACCCGCAGCCCCTTGTCGCCGCGCCCGCGCCAGCCGCGGGCGGCATTAAAGCCCGTCGCGATGGCCAGGAACTTCCCGCCACCCTTGGGGCGGATCAGCGCGCCGCGGTCGAAGGCGTCGATCACCAGCGGGGTCTTGCTCCAGACCAGCCCGGCCGCGCGCAGTGAGACGCCGCTGCGGGGAAACACCTGCGAGCGCCAGGCATTGGCGATGCCGCGCGCCTTGCCGCCGAGGGAGCCGGTGACCTGCTGGCGCAGTTCGCGCTTGAGCGCGTCGGTTTCCTCGCGCACGGCGCGGGAGGCGGCGCGCTCGCCGGCGCGGACCTCCTCGGCCAGCGCCTTGCGGAGGTCGCCCACGATGGCGGTGAGACGCATGGGCTATCGCCGGCAGAGCACGCGCCAGGCGACACCCGCGGCATCGCGCTCGGCGCTGTCCACCGTCAGCAGATCCGCGCCGAGGGTGAAGCTGTCGCCCGACTCGATGGCAGGCAGCGCGGCCAGGGGCACGGTGAGGATGTCGGTGGCCTGGAGGATGCTGGTGCCAAAGCCGTCTGCCACGCGGTCGGGGCTGGAGCGCAGCACTCGCAGCGGGATCCCCGCGCCGGTGCCCGCGGCCCGGTAGGTCGCCCCGACGCCGAGGTTAGGATCCGCCGCCAGCACGGCCAGCGCCGCATTGAAAGCGGTCATCCCAGCCCGAACCAGGAGGCCAGCTTGGCGCCCATGGCCGCACCGATGATGCCGCCCGCCGCCGCCGCCCCGGTGGCCGGCACCGCCATGGGCATGCCACCGCTGCCTCCGACGGCGGAGAGCGATAGCCGGGCGGTGAGCGCCGCCATGGCCTTGACCAGTTCGGTCACCGTGCGCGTGAGCTCGCGCATATCGGCGTCGCCCTCGCCGAGCCGCCGCTCGATCTCCGTGAGGCGGGCGATGATCGCGCCGAGCTCGCGGTCGTGGTGGGTCATGGCACGATCTCCCGCTGACGCTGCAGGCGCTGGAGGATGGCCCAGGCCGCGGCACCCGCGACGGCCAGCGCCACGCCCCAGGGGCCGAGGGCACGCGCCACAGAGGCGAGGCGATCAGCGTGCGGGGCGATGAGTTCCACCGCCTCCAGGACGGTGGCGGCGGTCAGGCCCGCGGCCGCGGCACCGGCGGCAGCACGGACGGTGCCGGTGCGGGCGATGCCGGGCTCCACCAGCCCGGCCAGGCGCAGCCCCTCGGCGATCACCTCCGGCGCATAGGGCTGGCCGCCCAGTTCGTGGCGGATGATGGCCTCGACCAGCCCCCGCAGCGTGGCGGCGTCGTGCAGGTCGACGGGGTCATCGAGCCCCACCGCCAGGCGCTTGGCCACCGCGTCCTGGTAGGCGCGGGTGTTGTTCTCCGCGCTGGGCGCCCAGCGCGCCACGATGCCGCGCACGGTGCGCAGGCCGTGCCGGTCCTGGTAGCTCTGCAGCAGCAGGGCGAGCGCGCGGATGCCGTGCTGGTGCGAGTGGAACCGGCAGAAGCGCCCATCCGAGGGTGGATCGGCCAGGCCGAGCCATTTGTTGGCCGGGACGTGCTCGATGTTGCCGGGGTTGCGGTTGCGATAGCCCCGCGCGGCCTTGGGATCCCCGTTCATGCGCCGGACGCCGGAACGCGGAGCAGCACGGCGCGGACGGTGGCGTCCGCGGCGAGCGCTGCCACGGCGGCGATGCCCACCTGGAAATTGCCGGTGGCGGTGGTGGTGAGGCGGCGGTTGGTGTCGTCCCAAAAGAGGCGCGCACCGGCAGTGATGGCCAGCGCCGGCTGCTTGGTGATGTCGAACACGCCCTTGGTCTGGCATTCGATGACGGCGTTTTGCACGCCATCGACGGCAGCCACGCCAAAGAGCGCCCCGACCAGGACGCCCTGGCCGGAGAGGATGCCGCCCGCATAGGGGACGGCGATGGCCAGGCTGTTGCCCGGCTGGACGTAGTTGCGCATGGGGATGGGAGCTCCAGAAACGCAGAAGGCGTCCCGAAGGACGCCCTCTGCATGGGTTCACGATGGAACGGGATGAGCCGGGATCAGGTGCCCGAATTGAACCAGGCGCCGCGCCAGTCGATGGCGCCCACGCCGAAGTCGAAGATCACGCTGACCTCGACGCCGTCCACGCCCTGGACGTTGCCGGTCGTGACCTGCGGTCCCTCCGCCCCGTTGAGGTAGCCGTAGACGTAGACCGGCGCCGCCATCGGGTCGGAGAACAGGTACCAGCGGTTCGCCGGGATCAGCGGCTCGACCAGCGGCTGGACGAAGCCGGCATAGACGTTGGCGTTGCTGGTCTGGGTCGCCTGGACGGAGACGGTGAGCTGCCGCGCCGCGAGCTCCTGGTTCGGCCCGACCAGCAGCCGCATCTGCGCGCCGACGGCGATCGGCAGGCCGTCGAGGGTCTTCTGGCGCATCACCGCGGCACGGCCCAGCGCCAGGTTCGGCAGGTCGAGCGCGGTGCCGGCCCCTGCCTTGTTGGCCCGCGCCGCCGCCGTCCCGAACACCGCCGCGGCACCGGTGATGAGCGTGGGCCCGTCGCCATTGGCCGCGTTCAGCAGCTGGTAGGCGGTGGCGTTCTCGAAATCGGCGACCCGTCGGCCGATCATGCTGGCGAAGTCGGTGAAGGCACCGAGATCATCGTTGACCAGCATCTGCCGCGTGACACGGATGCGCCGGGCGAAGGTCTGCAGGAACACCAGCTCCTGGCTTTCGGACATGGTGCCGGCCTGAACCTCGCCATTCTCCGACAGCGGCAGCAGGGTCGGGAAGTCGCCGACGCGGAGGTGGCGGTGCGGCTTGAAGTCCCGAAAATCGCGGCGGAGGAACAGCGTCCGGTAGGTGGGTGCCGCCGGGGCATAGGCCGCCAGCAGCATCTTGTTGGCCGCGGCCGAGAGCAGCGCGGGGAAGTCGCTGGTGGTTTGGAAGGCGCGCTCGGCCAGGATGGTCGGGTTGCGCGGCACGTTGCGCTCGCCGCGGGCACGGAGCAGCTCGCCGATCATGTCGGAGGGGCGCCAGCCCAGGAACTCGGTGTGGCGGCCGGTCGCCGGCGCCTGGTAGCCGGGCATGGTGCGGGCGGCCAGCGCCTCGGCCATGGCGTCGAGGATCTGGGTCGGGTCCTCGTTGGACGGGCCGGTGTCGGGGCGCGCCGGCAGGGACGGGCGCGCGGCGCCGCTGGTGAAGGCGTCCCACAGGCGGCCGCGCAGCACCTCGGGCGATACGCGGTCGCGGATGGCGGCCTCCCGCATCGTGTCGAGCATGTCGGCGGTCACCAGTCCGCGGGCGGCGGCCAGCACCGGCTCATAGCCGGCGATGCGCTCGACCGCGGCGCGTTCGGCCTCGGCGCGGATGGCCTCGAGGTCGGGGGCGGTCGGCGCGGCACGGGTCGGCTCGGGCGGGGAGGCTGCGGTCACGGTGGTCTCCTGGGGCGGGATGGTGGGCGGCGACGCAGCGGGCGGCGCCGAAGGGGCAGCCGGGGTCTCCGGCGTCGTCTCGGTCATGGGGTGTTCCTCGGTCAGGGCAGGTTCGATGGCGGTGGCGGGAGTGCCCTGCGTCTCCTCGCCACGGATCACGGCCAAGCCATCCACCGGGACGGGCACGATCGAGATCTCGTAGGGCTCCCAATCCACGGCGCGGTGGATCGTCTGGCCGGTGGCGGCATCGGGCCGTGGGTCGTAGCGATGCACGCGGTAGCCGACGCTCACCGACTGCAGCGTGCCGTCGGCGACGCGCTGCCAGACCGGCTCGACGTCGTCGGCGCCGCTGAATTGCAGGGTGGCGTAGCCGCGGCCGGCCTCTAGGCGCGCCGCAGTGACCCGGCCCAGCACGTCGCGCGTGCCGGCGCGGCGGTGGGTGTCCAGCACGGGCGCCCGACCGGAGCGGAGCGCGTCCATGCGCACCGCCTCGGGCCGCATGTCGAGCTCTTCGAGGATCGGCCCATAGGGCGGCACGAAGTTGCGGGCCCGCGCGCCGGTGGACCACACCACCTCGACGGTGCGGGCCGCGCGATTGACCGTGACGGGCGCCGCCAAGGCGCGGCAGGCGGTGATTGACTGCCCACCGGTGGGAAGTCGATCGGGCGCAGCGTCTCCGTCCAGTGCGGGCGATTCCCCGCCTGGCTCGATCGGCTCTGTCATAAGGGGTTCTCCTGGGCAGCGCCGTTACGGCGCGGCAAAGCCCTGCGCGTTGACGTAGACCTGCGCGCCGGTGGTGATGCAGGCGACGTTCATCGCCGTGGCGGCGGTGCCGCGCAGCGGCGTGGGAAAGGTGATCTCCACCGGTGCTGCCATCGCCGCCGGCAGCAGCTGCCGCCAAATCACGGTAGCGCCGTCCTTGATCACCACCTCCGTCGCGACCGTCGCGTGGGCGTTCCGCACATCGATCGAGGTCACGTAGTTCCGGATGCCGGCCGCGGCGGCCGCCCTCAGCACCACGTCGGTGGTGTTGATGATCCCGCCCGCGGCGGCGGCGGTCTGCCAGTCTGCCTCGGGGATGGCGTAGGGCTTGGTGACCAAGGCGCCAATCAGCGTCGCCAGCAGGTCCACGCCGCGCGCCGTGGTCACCGCGGCCGGATTGGCCGAGTAGCCCGTCGCCGCCAGCACCGGCAGCGCACCCGAGGTGTTGCGCGCCTGGCCACCCACGGGCGTGATCGCGTTCAGCACATTCACGCCCAGCCCCTGGCCGGCGACCGACTGGCCGCGGCCGGCCGTGATTTCCGTCGTCAGCTCGGCATAGTCGGCGATGGTGACGAACTGCACCTTGATGTCGCTGCTGGAGGCCGGCGCCAGGTCCCGGCTCACCGAGGCCCAGCCCGTGTTGATGTAGGCCCCCGAGAAGCTCGACCCCACCAGGTCAAAGCTGTTCGCGTTGATGACCGTGGCGGTGAAGGTCCCGTTGGCGCCCAGCACGCCCGACACATTCTCCAGCGTGACCACGTCGCCGGTGACATAGCCATGCGCCGTGCGGGTCACCCGGACCAGCCCGGTGCCATTGTCGGCGACGGCGGAGATGCCGTTGATGTACTGGCGGTTCCGCACCCGCACCCGAAAGCGATACAGCGCGTTGGGATCGGGAATCTGCTGGTGCCGGACATAGGAGTTGGAGCGCGCCGCGGTGGTGTCCATCAGCCGGCCGTGGAACCAGCACTCGTCATTGGTGGGCTCGATCTCCAGCACCGACCAGCCGGTGGGGGCGGTGGTGGGGATGGTGCTGGCCGAGGTGGTGGCGAGGCGCGGCGCGGCCTCGTTCTGCACCTCGTAATTGGCCAGCGTGGCGCTGGCCCCGTCCAGGCGCCAGGCGGCGGCGTTGCGGCCGTCGGGCTGGGCGGTGGTGGGATCGATGCTGACGAGCTCGAGCCAGACCGACTGGCCGACGATGCGCTGGCTCATGTTCACCGCCACCATGACTCGGAGCGGGATAGTGAAGCTGGTGCGGCTGGTGAGGGTCAGCTCATCGTCGAGCGTGGTGCCGGTGGAGATGGTGACGGCGCCATCGGCGACGGTGAGGGCGATGCCGCCACCTGTGGCGGCGACCTCCCACCGTGCGGGGTTGATCTCGGGCCCGCTGAAGCTGTCGCGGAACTTCTTCTGCATGCTCTTTACCTTGAGCATGTCGTCGGTCCAGTCGTAGGCGCCCGCGATCATGGCTGTGCTCCTGTTGCGTCGGCCGGCGCATCAGCAGCCGCATCTGCCCGGGGCGATGCGGCACCGGTGGCGGCGATTTCGATGGCGGCGAGTTGGGCTGCGTCCTGGGCTGCACCCGACTTCGCGACGCGGCGCGGATCGGTGTCGAGCGAGAGGCCCGCCTCGTCGAGCAGGGCGTTGGCCTCGCGGATCATCTCGACCACCTGGCGGAAGTCGTAGCCGAAGGCGCCGACCGCCTCGGGCTGCGGCACAAAGCCGGCGCGCACCTGCGCGATGAGCGCCGTGGTGTCCTTGAGCGGATCGATCATCTCGTGCGCCGGCGGGACGTGGGACAGGCCGTCCGGCACCACGGTGCCCCACAACCCGAGCAGCGCGCCCTGGGCGTGGAAGCGATCCGCTATGGGCCGGACCAGCATCGGGATGAGCATGCCGTACTGCACCTGCTCGCAGAGACGCCGGAACTCGATCTTGCCGGCGCGCAGGCTGGAGTAGTTCGCCTGACTCAGATCGCCGGCCACCTGGTCATAGGTCAGGCCGGCACCGACGGCGGAGGCTTCCAGCGCGCGCCGTGCGAAGGCCGCGTGCGATCCACCACCGGAGGGATTCACCACCTCCACGCTGCCCATGCCGCGGCGATAGAGGATCATCCCCGGCTCGAAGCTTTCCACCGTCCGGCCCTGGGCGTCGCGCAGCAGCCCGGAGGCGGGCCCGGTCATGGCGTCGTCGCCATCCTCCGAGACCACGGCGGCGAGGCAGGCCTCGATCTTGGCCTTCATCAGGAGGGCGGCCTCGTAGTCGCCGAGGTCGCGCAGGCGTGTCAGCACCGGCGCCAGCCACGACACGTCGCGCAACTGGCCGGGGCGCCGCTTGCGATAGATGTGCAGCACGTCGCGGGCGGGAACGCGCTGGCTGCTCAACCAGGTGGCGCCGCCCGGCAGAACCCAGGAGGCACCGGGATGCACGCGATGCAGCCAATAGCCGACCGGCTCACCGGCCTCACCGAGGCCGATCCCCTGGAGGGTGGGGATGCCTTCGATGACGCCCTGCCGCGCCGTGTCGAGGTGGTCGCTCTCCAGCACCTGCAGCCGCAGCCCGATCGGATTGGCCGGCGTGATCTCGGCCGGCAGCAGGCGGACGAAGCATTCGCCGCTCTCGACCACGGCGCGCATGACCAGCGCCTGCAGGCCATAGAGATCGAGCCGGCCCTCGGCGTCGCAGGCGGTGCTGTCGGACCAGCGGCGCCAGGCCTCGGCATGGGGCTTGTCCGGCCAGCGGGTGGTGATGCCGGCGCCGACGGCATTGCCCGTCCAGAGGTCGACGATGCGCGCTGCGTAGGGGTCGTTGCGCACGGCATCACGGGCGCGGCGAGC from Roseococcus microcysteis includes these protein-coding regions:
- a CDS encoding DUF6441 family protein, which produces MRLTAIVGDLRKALAEEVRAGERAASRAVREETDALKRELRQQVTGSLGGKARGIANAWRSQVFPRSGVSLRAAGLVWSKTPLVIDAFDRGALIRPKGGGKFLAIATGFNAARGWRGRGDKGLRVTPAQMVASGQAFLRPFKSGRGFVWCLPLRQGQGTGRRRRTRLMAGGVVEVGTANRKGREAWARGLLEQGMVPMFLLLPQVLLRKRLDVRGASLRALRRLPRRFVAAWGAETGRGQ
- a CDS encoding head-tail joining protein, producing MTAFNAALAVLAADPNLGVGATYRAAGTGAGIPLRVLRSSPDRVADGFGTSILQATDILTVPLAALPAIESGDSFTLGADLLTVDSAERDAAGVAWRVLCRR
- a CDS encoding structural protein, translated to MNGDPKAARGYRNRNPGNIEHVPANKWLGLADPPSDGRFCRFHSHQHGIRALALLLQSYQDRHGLRTVRGIVARWAPSAENNTRAYQDAVAKRLAVGLDDPVDLHDAATLRGLVEAIIRHELGGQPYAPEVIAEGLRLAGLVEPGIARTGTVRAAAGAAAAGLTAATVLEAVELIAPHADRLASVARALGPWGVALAVAGAAAWAILQRLQRQREIVP
- a CDS encoding DUF2190 family protein; translation: MRNYVQPGNSLAIAVPYAGGILSGQGVLVGALFGVAAVDGVQNAVIECQTKGVFDITKQPALAITAGARLFWDDTNRRLTTTATGNFQVGIAAVAALAADATVRAVLLRVPASGA
- a CDS encoding prohead protease/major capsid protein fusion protein, which encodes MAAPVTVNRAARTVEVVWSTGARARNFVPPYGPILEELDMRPEAVRMDALRSGRAPVLDTHRRAGTRDVLGRVTAARLEAGRGYATLQFSGADDVEPVWQRVADGTLQSVSVGYRVHRYDPRPDAATGQTIHRAVDWEPYEISIVPVPVDGLAVIRGEETQGTPATAIEPALTEEHPMTETTPETPAAPSAPPAASPPTIPPQETTVTAASPPEPTRAAPTAPDLEAIRAEAERAAVERIAGYEPVLAAARGLVTADMLDTMREAAIRDRVSPEVLRGRLWDAFTSGAARPSLPARPDTGPSNEDPTQILDAMAEALAARTMPGYQAPATGRHTEFLGWRPSDMIGELLRARGERNVPRNPTILAERAFQTTSDFPALLSAAANKMLLAAYAPAAPTYRTLFLRRDFRDFKPHRHLRVGDFPTLLPLSENGEVQAGTMSESQELVFLQTFARRIRVTRQMLVNDDLGAFTDFASMIGRRVADFENATAYQLLNAANGDGPTLITGAAAVFGTAAARANKAGAGTALDLPNLALGRAAVMRQKTLDGLPIAVGAQMRLLVGPNQELAARQLTVSVQATQTSNANVYAGFVQPLVEPLIPANRWYLFSDPMAAPVYVYGYLNGAEGPQVTTGNVQGVDGVEVSVIFDFGVGAIDWRGAWFNSGT
- a CDS encoding phage portal protein; its protein translation is MGRIRDAWHALRGYAAAQDSRVSSWAASGSSATAEVGAAAPTVARRARDAVRNDPYAARIVDLWTGNAVGAGITTRWPDKPHAEAWRRWSDSTACDAEGRLDLYGLQALVMRAVVESGECFVRLLPAEITPANPIGLRLQVLESDHLDTARQGVIEGIPTLQGIGLGEAGEPVGYWLHRVHPGASWVLPGGATWLSSQRVPARDVLHIYRKRRPGQLRDVSWLAPVLTRLRDLGDYEAALLMKAKIEACLAAVVSEDGDDAMTGPASGLLRDAQGRTVESFEPGMILYRRGMGSVEVVNPSGGGSHAAFARRALEASAVGAGLTYDQVAGDLSQANYSSLRAGKIEFRRLCEQVQYGMLIPMLVRPIADRFHAQGALLGLWGTVVPDGLSHVPPAHEMIDPLKDTTALIAQVRAGFVPQPEAVGAFGYDFRQVVEMIREANALLDEAGLSLDTDPRRVAKSGAAQDAAQLAAIEIAATGAASPRADAAADAPADATGAQP